Proteins encoded in a region of the Vicia villosa cultivar HV-30 ecotype Madison, WI linkage group LG5, Vvil1.0, whole genome shotgun sequence genome:
- the LOC131607476 gene encoding uncharacterized protein C6G9.01c: MTKKTKKGSTITSNKLQENNTIEEEQKPSSLPKKAVSEIDEIFAGKKRKKPDVKKGGKADQANQATKSSDKTKKRTNEKKKTKRADEDEFIERSSRSRKKTADGLTIYTEEELGLSKGDAGNTPLCPFDCSCCF; encoded by the coding sequence ATGACGAAGAAGACGAAGAAGGGTTCTACAATAACTTCAAATAAGTTGCAAGAGAATAATACCATTGAGGAAGAGCAAAAGCCTTCTTCTCTGCCGAAGAAAGCCGTTAGTGAAATTGACGAGATATTTGCgggtaaaaagagaaagaaacctGATGTGAAGAAGGGTGGAAAAGCCGATCAAGCCAATCAAGCGACTAAAAGTAGTGATAAGACTAAGAAAAGGACGAATGAGAAGAAAAAAACTAAACGGGCAGATGAGGATGAGTTTATTGAAAGATCATCTCGGTCAAGAAAGAAAACGGCGGATGGGCTTACCATCTATACTGAAGAGGAATTAGGTCTTAGTAAAGGGGATGCTGGGAATACGCCACTCTGTCCATTTGATTGCTCTTGTTGCTTTTGA